The Sardina pilchardus chromosome 19, fSarPil1.1, whole genome shotgun sequence genome window below encodes:
- the emc9 gene encoding ER membrane protein complex subunit 9, with protein MGEVELSCLAYVKMYLHACLFPRCSVNGLLLSSNPAGGGVCVTDCVPLLHSHLPLAPITQVALTQVDVWCAQTQQRIVGYYQANACISDSSPTPCALKIADKIAEQCSGAVLLMIDGAKMSPGYRVPPIVMYERKDSRWLLKDKHTVMLRQWEETRSIANQLLDSGDHTLLVDFDSHLDDITKDWTNQKLNAKIAELASPVNGNV; from the exons ATGGGGGAGGTGGAGTTATCCTGCCTGGCCTATGTGAAGATGTATCTACACGCTTGCTTGTTTCCACGGTGCAGCGTGAACGGCCTGCTGTTATCATCCAATCCAgcagggggtggtgtgtgtgttacagattGTGTACCTCTGCTACACTCTCACCTGCCCCTAGCACCCATCACCCAGGTTGCCCTCACACAG GTGGATGTTTGgtgtgcacagacacagcagaggATTGTGGGATACTATCAAGCCAATGCGTGCATATCAGATAGCAG TCCAACACCCTGTGCCTTGAAGATCGCAGATAAGATCGCTGAGCAGTGTAGTGGAGCAGTGCTTCTTATG attGATGGTGCCAAAATGTCTCCAGGATACCGGGTACCTCCAATAGTGATGTATGAGCGCAAAGACTCCCGCTGGTTactgaaagacaaacacac GGTAATGCTAAGACAGTGGGAAGAAACACGTTCAATAGCCAACCAGCTGCTGGACTCTGGAGATCACACACTTTTGGTGGATTTTGATAGCCATTTGGATGATATAACAAAGGACTGGACCAATCAAAAACTGAATGCCAAAATAGCAGAACTAGCATCTCCCGTCAATGGGAATGTGTGA
- the LOC134066473 gene encoding myelin-associated glycoprotein-like isoform X1 — translation MILVRELILCGCFLASVSCSHYSAKMPQTLETINGSCVLIPCSFTTKESVVTGPATGVWRKGSQWFKDSVDVFNSSKTSNILRGEILGDLTQRNCTSVLYGFTKAYEDKYFFRLESSVTLTFTESVSIKVNDALPKPYLTLPLSIQEGVLVSMTCAISSPCLQDPPTLTWSPQLNHSREILRTKEDGTPEVVSELRFMPSSWDDGLSVSCVATHHEGVTPVRETVQLTVLYGPKNLSVSLHDTPQLEMGSPITLYCLGVSKPPIDNYRWFRNTRGYLEEMDWTSQNFTFNVTHSGSVLYHCEGRNSVGAANSSGLELEMPVSAGLHLKQEWWWPLIAGAGAGFILLVAVLYKRHKNLQSKQSKRWELDLKGKVVDPDIYINVTEETLRRAAGPSEPDDSVYCNQFQPDSRKTKNCDFLSDADDAIYANH, via the exons ATGATTCTGGTCAGAGAACTTattttgtgtgggtgttttcTTGCAT CTGTTTCATGTTCACACTACTCTGCCAAAATGCCCCAAACCTTGGAAACAATCAATGGCTCCTGCGTTTTGATTCCATGCTCCTTCACCACCAAGGAATCAGTGGTGACTGGTCCCGCCACGGGGGTGTGGAGAAAAGGGTCCCAGTGGTTTAAAGACAGTGTTGATGTGTTCAACTCTTCTAAAACCTCAAACATACTTCGTGGAGAGATCCTCGGTGACCTTACCCAGAGAAACTGCACCTCAGTTTTGTATGGTTTCACAAAAGCTTATGAGGACAAATATTTCTTTCGACTGGAGAGCAGTGTGACGCTAACCTTCACTGAGAGTGTTTCAATCAAAGTCAATG ATGCGCTCCCTAAACCATACCTGACCTTGCCGCTGTCCATTCAGGAGGGCGTCCTGGTCAGTATGACCTGTGCAATCTCTTCCCCGTGCCTTCAGGATCCCCCAACTCTGACATGGAGCCCACAGCTCAACCACAGCAGGGAGATCCTGCGGACCAAAGAAGATGGCACTCCTGAGGTCGTCTCTGAGCTGCGCTTCATGCCCTCGAGCTGGGACGACGGCCTGAGCGTGAGCTGTGTGGCGACACACCATGAAGGCGTCACGCCCGTCAGGGAGACTGTGCAGCTGACTGTGCTTT ATGGACCAAAGAATCTTTCTGTGTCACTTCACGACACTCCACAACTTGAAATGGGGAGTCCCATCACATTGTACTGCCTTGGTGTATCTAAGCCCCCTATAGACAATTATAGATGGTTCCGGAACACAAGAGGTTATCTGGAGGAAATGGACTGGACATCCCAGAATTTCACTTTCAACGTGACTCAcagtggcagtgtgttgtaCCACTGTGAGGGAAGAAATTCTGTTGGGGCAGCCAACTCTTCAGGCCTGGAACTAGAGA TGCCAGTGTCAGCCGGTTTGCATTTGAAACAAGAATGGTGGTGGCCGTTAATAGCTGGTGCCGGCGCTGGATTTATCCTTCTTGTTGCTGTCTTATACAAAAG ACATAAGAATCTACAGTCAAAGCAGTCGAAGAGATGGGAGCTTGATCTTAAGGGG AAAGTGGTGGATCCTGATATTTACATCAACGTGACGGAAGAGACCCTCCGCAGAGCTGCCGGCCCCTCAGAGCCAGATGACAGTGTGTATTGCAACCAGTTCCAACCAGACAGCAGGAAGACGAAAAACTGTGATTTTTTGTCTGACGCGGATGATGCCATTTATGCCAACCACTGA
- the LOC134066473 gene encoding myelin-associated glycoprotein-like isoform X2, whose translation MPQTLETINGSCVLIPCSFTTKESVVTGPATGVWRKGSQWFKDSVDVFNSSKTSNILRGEILGDLTQRNCTSVLYGFTKAYEDKYFFRLESSVTLTFTESVSIKVNDALPKPYLTLPLSIQEGVLVSMTCAISSPCLQDPPTLTWSPQLNHSREILRTKEDGTPEVVSELRFMPSSWDDGLSVSCVATHHEGVTPVRETVQLTVLYGPKNLSVSLHDTPQLEMGSPITLYCLGVSKPPIDNYRWFRNTRGYLEEMDWTSQNFTFNVTHSGSVLYHCEGRNSVGAANSSGLELEMPVSAGLHLKQEWWWPLIAGAGAGFILLVAVLYKRHKNLQSKQSKRWELDLKGKVVDPDIYINVTEETLRRAAGPSEPDDSVYCNQFQPDSRKTKNCDFLSDADDAIYANH comes from the exons ATGCCCCAAACCTTGGAAACAATCAATGGCTCCTGCGTTTTGATTCCATGCTCCTTCACCACCAAGGAATCAGTGGTGACTGGTCCCGCCACGGGGGTGTGGAGAAAAGGGTCCCAGTGGTTTAAAGACAGTGTTGATGTGTTCAACTCTTCTAAAACCTCAAACATACTTCGTGGAGAGATCCTCGGTGACCTTACCCAGAGAAACTGCACCTCAGTTTTGTATGGTTTCACAAAAGCTTATGAGGACAAATATTTCTTTCGACTGGAGAGCAGTGTGACGCTAACCTTCACTGAGAGTGTTTCAATCAAAGTCAATG ATGCGCTCCCTAAACCATACCTGACCTTGCCGCTGTCCATTCAGGAGGGCGTCCTGGTCAGTATGACCTGTGCAATCTCTTCCCCGTGCCTTCAGGATCCCCCAACTCTGACATGGAGCCCACAGCTCAACCACAGCAGGGAGATCCTGCGGACCAAAGAAGATGGCACTCCTGAGGTCGTCTCTGAGCTGCGCTTCATGCCCTCGAGCTGGGACGACGGCCTGAGCGTGAGCTGTGTGGCGACACACCATGAAGGCGTCACGCCCGTCAGGGAGACTGTGCAGCTGACTGTGCTTT ATGGACCAAAGAATCTTTCTGTGTCACTTCACGACACTCCACAACTTGAAATGGGGAGTCCCATCACATTGTACTGCCTTGGTGTATCTAAGCCCCCTATAGACAATTATAGATGGTTCCGGAACACAAGAGGTTATCTGGAGGAAATGGACTGGACATCCCAGAATTTCACTTTCAACGTGACTCAcagtggcagtgtgttgtaCCACTGTGAGGGAAGAAATTCTGTTGGGGCAGCCAACTCTTCAGGCCTGGAACTAGAGA TGCCAGTGTCAGCCGGTTTGCATTTGAAACAAGAATGGTGGTGGCCGTTAATAGCTGGTGCCGGCGCTGGATTTATCCTTCTTGTTGCTGTCTTATACAAAAG ACATAAGAATCTACAGTCAAAGCAGTCGAAGAGATGGGAGCTTGATCTTAAGGGG AAAGTGGTGGATCCTGATATTTACATCAACGTGACGGAAGAGACCCTCCGCAGAGCTGCCGGCCCCTCAGAGCCAGATGACAGTGTGTATTGCAACCAGTTCCAACCAGACAGCAGGAAGACGAAAAACTGTGATTTTTTGTCTGACGCGGATGATGCCATTTATGCCAACCACTGA